A single Xiphias gladius isolate SHS-SW01 ecotype Sanya breed wild chromosome 18, ASM1685928v1, whole genome shotgun sequence DNA region contains:
- the cttnbp2nlb gene encoding CTTNBP2 N-terminal like b isoform X2 — MKEEKMNVEALSRAELLTLLSILEGELEAQDVVIHTLRAQHRDAFIQERYGQYDLSDPFLALQRDSEAAERQNRLTQHHTHLQGRAVGPNPLAVLKLVMAHCKRMQDRMMGQLAAAESRHRRMIADLEEEKRQRAQDSVQSDDFTVMLQTEREKLLQQLEVEHATVRRLEKEQAQLVSKVEESLSQQQQLSSTLTLELQKASSQAQEEAQKVSHLRISLQEETSALEKLRGVLENERSRAAQLEARSERQLAAFDTEREQMKARISKEEERSRELERQVEELKKRLAEPGGCKEEVKEAVTEVKESLSNMMVVSTSVQTEADGKVTVTPKSTSMSKVNGHHPHKETEPVQEGRGAENGGVVENGGGAPLHSPLHTHPHPHPHSPSSTASSSLSSSPISSPVLAKRLGSPGFHQSSYQAGVNQRFQAARHKFQSQAELEQQQHGGPLSPRDLSPTTSSIPPPPEHSTAKQLARNTVTQVLSRFTSQQAGVKLAPISSSPFGTDYRNLAASPPGGRSPSSGPLSPGIRSPLTPRSERTHPPPIPPKKPGMSPTPGSPSHSARTSLFPELTGDCGHSNDGQEGAKEPDLVLSSSS; from the exons GCTCAACACAGAGACGCTTTCATCCAGGAGCGCTACGGTCAGTATGACCTTAGCGATCCGTTCCTGGCGCTGCAGCGGGACAGCGAAGCCGCGGAGCGCCAAAACAGACTAACCCAGCATCACACGCACCTGCAGGGTCGGGCGGTGGGCCCAAATCCTCTGGCTGTGCTTAAACTGGTCATGGCTCACTGCAAGAGGATGCAGGACAGGATGATGGGACAGTTGGCTGCCGCTGAGAGCAGACACAGGAGG ATGATAGCTgatctggaggaggagaaacgaCAGCGTGCCCAGGACTCTGTGCAGAGTGATGATTTCACTGTCatgctgcagacagagagagaaaaactgctGCAACAG TTGGAAGTGGAGCATGCAACTGTGCGGAGGTTAGAGAAGGAACAAGCACAGTTAGTGAGCAAGGTGGAGGAGTCGCtgtcccagcagcagcagctctcctcCACTCTGACCCTGGAGCTCCAGAAAGCCAGCAGCCAGGCTCAGGAGGAGGCTCAGAAGGTCTCCCATCTTCGCATCTCGCTCCAAGAAGAGACTAGTGCCCTGGAGAAGCTCCGGGGTGTTCTTGAAAATGAGAGGAGCCGGGCAGCCCAGCTAGAGGCCAGGTCTGAGAGGCAGCTGGCTGCGTTTGACACAGAACGAGAGCAGATGAAAGCCAGGATcagcaaagaggaggagaggagtagGGAGCTagagagacaggtggaggaACTGAAGAAGAGGTTGGCTGAACCTGGAGGATGTAAAGAAGAGGTAAAGGAGGCTGTGACGGAGGTGAAAGAGTCACTTTCCAACATGATGGTGGTGTCCACCTCCGTTCAGACTGAAGCGGATGGAAAGGTAACTGTCACTCCTAAATCCACCTCAATGTCAAAGGTCAATGGCCATCACCCTCATAAAGAGACAGAACCAGTGCAGGAAGGGAGGGGAGCAGAAAATGGAGGGGTGGTTGAGAATGGGGGAGGAGCACCTTTGCATTCCCCTCTTCACACTCATcctcaccctcaccctcactctccctccagcacagcctcctcttctctctcctcctcccccattTCTTCCCCTGTTCTTGCCAAGCGTTTGGGCAGCCCAGGCTTCCATCAGTCCTCCTACCAGGCTGGAGTCAACCAGCGATTCCAAGCTGCCAGGCACAAGTTCCAGAGCCAGGcagagctggagcagcagcagcatggtgGGCCTCTTTCCCCCAGGGACCTctcccccaccacctcctccattCCTCCCCCACCAGAGCACAGCACAGCTAAGCAGCTGGCCCGCAACACTGTCACTCAGGTGCTGTCCCGCTTCACCAGTCAGCAAGCTGGGGTCAAGCTGGCACCAATCAGCAGCTCTCCATTTGGTACAGACTACCGCAATTTAGCAGCATCTCCTCCTGGGGGGAGGTCGCCTTCTTCAGGGCCCCTATCTCCAGGCATCCGCTCCCCCCTTACTCCTCGCTCAGAGAGGACCCATCCTCCTCCGATTCCTCCCAAGAAGCCAGGCATGAGTCCAACTCCAGGCTCCCCGAGCCACTCTGCTCGGACCAGCCTCTTCCCAGAGCTGACCGGGGACTGTGGGCACAGCAACGATGGGCAGGAGGGAGCCAAGGAACCAGACCTGGTTTTATCTTCTAGCAGCTAA
- the cttnbp2nlb gene encoding CTTNBP2 N-terminal like b isoform X1, whose product MSHRIQRMECGMAITLQEEKMNVEALSRAELLTLLSILEGELEAQDVVIHTLRAQHRDAFIQERYGQYDLSDPFLALQRDSEAAERQNRLTQHHTHLQGRAVGPNPLAVLKLVMAHCKRMQDRMMGQLAAAESRHRRMIADLEEEKRQRAQDSVQSDDFTVMLQTEREKLLQQLEVEHATVRRLEKEQAQLVSKVEESLSQQQQLSSTLTLELQKASSQAQEEAQKVSHLRISLQEETSALEKLRGVLENERSRAAQLEARSERQLAAFDTEREQMKARISKEEERSRELERQVEELKKRLAEPGGCKEEVKEAVTEVKESLSNMMVVSTSVQTEADGKVTVTPKSTSMSKVNGHHPHKETEPVQEGRGAENGGVVENGGGAPLHSPLHTHPHPHPHSPSSTASSSLSSSPISSPVLAKRLGSPGFHQSSYQAGVNQRFQAARHKFQSQAELEQQQHGGPLSPRDLSPTTSSIPPPPEHSTAKQLARNTVTQVLSRFTSQQAGVKLAPISSSPFGTDYRNLAASPPGGRSPSSGPLSPGIRSPLTPRSERTHPPPIPPKKPGMSPTPGSPSHSARTSLFPELTGDCGHSNDGQEGAKEPDLVLSSSS is encoded by the exons GCTCAACACAGAGACGCTTTCATCCAGGAGCGCTACGGTCAGTATGACCTTAGCGATCCGTTCCTGGCGCTGCAGCGGGACAGCGAAGCCGCGGAGCGCCAAAACAGACTAACCCAGCATCACACGCACCTGCAGGGTCGGGCGGTGGGCCCAAATCCTCTGGCTGTGCTTAAACTGGTCATGGCTCACTGCAAGAGGATGCAGGACAGGATGATGGGACAGTTGGCTGCCGCTGAGAGCAGACACAGGAGG ATGATAGCTgatctggaggaggagaaacgaCAGCGTGCCCAGGACTCTGTGCAGAGTGATGATTTCACTGTCatgctgcagacagagagagaaaaactgctGCAACAG TTGGAAGTGGAGCATGCAACTGTGCGGAGGTTAGAGAAGGAACAAGCACAGTTAGTGAGCAAGGTGGAGGAGTCGCtgtcccagcagcagcagctctcctcCACTCTGACCCTGGAGCTCCAGAAAGCCAGCAGCCAGGCTCAGGAGGAGGCTCAGAAGGTCTCCCATCTTCGCATCTCGCTCCAAGAAGAGACTAGTGCCCTGGAGAAGCTCCGGGGTGTTCTTGAAAATGAGAGGAGCCGGGCAGCCCAGCTAGAGGCCAGGTCTGAGAGGCAGCTGGCTGCGTTTGACACAGAACGAGAGCAGATGAAAGCCAGGATcagcaaagaggaggagaggagtagGGAGCTagagagacaggtggaggaACTGAAGAAGAGGTTGGCTGAACCTGGAGGATGTAAAGAAGAGGTAAAGGAGGCTGTGACGGAGGTGAAAGAGTCACTTTCCAACATGATGGTGGTGTCCACCTCCGTTCAGACTGAAGCGGATGGAAAGGTAACTGTCACTCCTAAATCCACCTCAATGTCAAAGGTCAATGGCCATCACCCTCATAAAGAGACAGAACCAGTGCAGGAAGGGAGGGGAGCAGAAAATGGAGGGGTGGTTGAGAATGGGGGAGGAGCACCTTTGCATTCCCCTCTTCACACTCATcctcaccctcaccctcactctccctccagcacagcctcctcttctctctcctcctcccccattTCTTCCCCTGTTCTTGCCAAGCGTTTGGGCAGCCCAGGCTTCCATCAGTCCTCCTACCAGGCTGGAGTCAACCAGCGATTCCAAGCTGCCAGGCACAAGTTCCAGAGCCAGGcagagctggagcagcagcagcatggtgGGCCTCTTTCCCCCAGGGACCTctcccccaccacctcctccattCCTCCCCCACCAGAGCACAGCACAGCTAAGCAGCTGGCCCGCAACACTGTCACTCAGGTGCTGTCCCGCTTCACCAGTCAGCAAGCTGGGGTCAAGCTGGCACCAATCAGCAGCTCTCCATTTGGTACAGACTACCGCAATTTAGCAGCATCTCCTCCTGGGGGGAGGTCGCCTTCTTCAGGGCCCCTATCTCCAGGCATCCGCTCCCCCCTTACTCCTCGCTCAGAGAGGACCCATCCTCCTCCGATTCCTCCCAAGAAGCCAGGCATGAGTCCAACTCCAGGCTCCCCGAGCCACTCTGCTCGGACCAGCCTCTTCCCAGAGCTGACCGGGGACTGTGGGCACAGCAACGATGGGCAGGAGGGAGCCAAGGAACCAGACCTGGTTTTATCTTCTAGCAGCTAA